A stretch of the Epinephelus fuscoguttatus linkage group LG2, E.fuscoguttatus.final_Chr_v1 genome encodes the following:
- the ttc17 gene encoding tetratricopeptide repeat protein 17 isoform X1 produces MADLRKICPESLPCRVNYSRKTSFQGKIFILLCILIVDSGGATTHWVVTEDGKIQQQVDSPLNLKHPHDVVIFMRQETRVNYLKKLEKQLVAQKIHIEENEDRDTGLEQRHYKEDADCVMAKVPLGDLDLYDGTYISLESKDISPEDYVDSRSALPQDLEKPDCAKAFDLPYSIHAFQHLRGVQERANLTSPLLSKEDPIFSSLSHKLGRSVDEVGHRIHQGLQRNSSSWVLYNMASFYWRMKNEPQKAVDCVVRALHFSPRQHKDVALVNMANILHRAHFSADAAILAHAALDLTSDLFTSHYTLGNIYAMLGEYNHSVLCYEQALQAQPGFEQALRRKHAVLCQQKLEQRLEAQHRSLQRTLNELKEYQKQHDHYLRQQEALDKHKLLQEEQILRNIIHETQMAKEAQLGNHQMCRLGKQQRSLYCPFDLPVRYHRGDLFEHVHYVQFGEEVSVASSVALVSERNSNQTADSPQLHPSVSGDQDPAAALWGSHQDYTQDIQRMLWPQRTDCAHEYPSVPPAHLLPTYYLPPETLGLSSVATLLYGSSSPPLTVALPNCDPVPQPYPALLPASLDWPLEEKELPDPSASQILQLRSGGWTLEQIGSRIAEAMKQATVPRWQVYNEAALFWRAKGNGSRALQCLRQVLSSSPPSHRLLSLTNAANLLLHHGLTTHAQTLLEQALALNASEPHTLLSLVSVQLAQGNVTGALALFRHILVTALSSSSAFSSFAGCEQCRTSLPLLRCLQFYPFLYNLSHRQPCSEGGVCMAEKDLGIQLEEWEGSEEKQDSPAIAAMEDSLLFEKVILDSNGSGEAAGQQRASPSASGTAKTATPFGGGGVEGEEEWQLKEDLMGAFEGALDVGGKRGDLRGIRVLKNDRVMGARAGGGPCFGNCEDDEGAEWITFQVKRVRKAKVDGTESVASSDDGQNGESLPGGHSVLEISGPTIPSPGPSGRWRDYTSLGWPGPEECQRTRRVDLTTVASTWLAVSAKNIDITEHIDFATPLQEPAAEPLCNANLAASMHTLDHLAGVANRAAIHYTGESQLREVLQNLGKDKFSPQSFEQVGTRIAKVLEKNQTSWVLSSMAALYWRVKGQGKRAIDCLRQALNYAPHHMKDVPLISLANIFQNARLWEDALTVARMAVEIAPHFVVNHFTLANVYIAMEEFEKAMRWYESTLKLQPEFAPAKDRLRTIQCYLLTKRERRQP; encoded by the exons atggCGGACCTCAGGAAAATCTGTCCTGAGTCTTTGCCCTGTCGTGTCAACTATTCGCGAAAAACGTCATTTCAGGGGAAGATTTTCATCCTTCTGTGCATTCTTATAGTGGACTCCGGAGGAGCTACGACACACTGGGTTGTCACGGAGGATGGGAAAATTCAACAACAA GTTGATTCACCTTTGAATCTGAAACATCCACATGACGTTGTGATCTTCATGAGGCAAGAGACTCGTGTTAACTACCTCAAGAaactggag AAGCAGCTTGTGGCGCAGAAGATTCATATTGAGGAAaatgaggacagagacacagggCTGGAGCAGAGACACTACAAAGAGGATGCAGACTGTGTAATGGCTAAGGTACCTCTGGGAGACCTGGACCTGTATGATGGCACTTATATCTCCTTGGAAAGCAAAGACATCAG CCCTGAAGACTATGTGGATTCCCGGTCAGCCCTGCCCCAAGATCTAGAAAAGCCTGACTGTGCGAAAGCGTTTGATCTACCATATAGTATCCATGCTTTCCAGCATCTCAGG GGTGTGCAGGAGAGGGCAAACTTGACCTCCCCGCTGCTTTCAAAGGAGGATCCCATTTTTAGTTCATTGTCTCATAAGCTGGGCCGTAGTGTAGATGAGGTGGGCCATCGCATCCATCAAGGGTTACAGAGG AACTCATCATCCTGGGTACTGTACAACATGGCGTCATTTTATTGGCGTATGAAGAATGAGCCTCAAAAGGCAGTGGACTGTGTGGTGCGTGCTCTGCATTTCTCCCCAAG GCAGCACAAGGATGTAGCCCTGGTCAACATGGCCAACATCCTGCACCGCGCCCATTTCTCAGCAGATGCTGCTATTCTCGCCCACGCTGCCCTGGACCTTACCTCAGACCTCTTCACCAGCCACTACACCTTAGGCAACATTTATGCT ATGCTTGGGGAATACAACCACTCAGTGCTGTGTTACGAGCAGGCACTGCAGGCCCAGCCAGGCTTCGAGCAGGCCCTGAGGAGAAAACACGCTGTGCTCTGTCAGCAAAAACTGGAGCAACGCCTGGAAGCGCAGCACAG ATCCCTGCAACGGACACTGAATGAACTGAAGGAGTACCAAAAGCAGCATGACCACTACCTCCGCCAGCAGGAGGCACTGGACAAACACAAGCTGTTGCAGGAGGAGCAGATCCTGCGCAACATTATCCATGAGACCCAGATGGCTAAGGAAGCCCAACTTG GGAACCATCAGATGTGTCGGCTGGGTAAGCAGCAGCGCAGCCTCTACTGCCCCTTTGACCTGCCTGTGCGTTATCACCGTGGCGATCTATTTGAGCATGTCCACTATGTCCAA TTTGGGGAGGAGGTATCGGTGGCATCCAGCGTGGCACTTGTGTCAGAGCGTAACTCAAACCAGACAGCAGACAGCCCCCAGCTCCATCCCTCTGTGTCTGGAGACCAGGACCCTGCTGCTGCCCTCTGGGGCAGCCATCAGGATTACACACAG GACATACAGAGGATGTTGTGGCCTCAGAGGACTGACTGTGCACACGAGTACCCAAGTGTCCCCCCTGCTCACCTGCTGCCAACCTACTACCTTCCACCTGAAACACTGGGCCTCAG CTCAGTGGCAACTCTCCTCTATGGGAGCAGCAGTCCTCCTCTGACGGTAGCTCTGCCAAACTGTGATCCTGTCCCCCAACCATATCCAGCCCTCCTGCCTGCCTCACTAGACTGGCCTCTGGAAGAAAAGGAGCTGCCAGATCCCTCTGCCTCCCAG ATACTGCAGTTACGTAGTGGAGGATGGACGCTGGAACAGATTGGATCCAGAATAGCTGAAGCTATGAAACAA gCTACTGTACCCCGCTGGCAGGTCTACAATGAGGCAGCTCTATTCTGGCGGGCCAAAGGCAATGGCAGCCGTGCCCTGCAGTGCCTGCGCCAAGTGTTGAGCTCATCCCCGCCTTCCCACCGCCTCTTGTCCCTCACCAACGCCGCCAACCTGCTGCTACACCATGGCCTGACCACCCAcgcacaaacactgctggagcaGGCATTGGCTCTCAATGCATCAGAG CCCCACACCCTGCTCAGTCTGGTGAGCGTACAGTTGGCCCAGGGCAATGTGACAGGTGCACTGGCCTTGTTCCGCCACATCCTGGTGACGGCCCTTTCCTCCTCGTCTGCCTTCTCATCCTTCGCTGGCTGCGAACAGTGTCGCACCAGCCTACCTTTGCTGCGCTGTCTGCAGTTCTACCCCTTTCTTTACAACCTTTCACACCGACAGCCCTGCTCAG AGGGTGGTGTCTGCATGGCTGAGAAGGACCTCGGTATACAGCTGGAGGAATGGGAGGGCAGCGAAGAGAAGCAGGATTCACCAGCCATTGCTGCTATGGAGGACTCCTTGCTCTTTGAAA AGGTTATCCTGGACAGCAACGGGTCAGGTGAGGCAGCCGGACAGCAGCGGGCGTCTCCCTCAGCCTCAGGAACAGCTAAAACAGCCACCCCATTTGGTGGTGGAGGAgtggaaggggaggaggagtggCAACTGAAGGAGGACCTAATGGGAGCCTTTGAGGGAGCGCTGGATGTCGGAGGCAAACGAGGGGATCTGCGAGGTATCCGGGTACTAAAGAATGACCGTGTCATGGGTGCCCGTGCCGGTGGTGGGCCATGCTTCGGAAACTGTGAGGATGATGAGGGAGCTGAGTGG ATAACCTTCCAGGTAAAGCGGGTTAGAAAGGCTAAGGTGGATGGGACAGAGAGTGTTGCCAGCTCTGATGACGGCCAGAACGGAGAGTCGCTGCCTGGAGGACACTCTGTCTTAGAGATAAGTGGGCCAACCATCCCATCGCCTGGCCCCTCAG gccgctggagggactacacaAGTCTTGGCTGGCCAGGGCCAGAGGAGTGCCAGCGGACACGAAGGGTAGACCTCACCACTGTAGCTAGTACCTGGTTGGCAGTTTCTGCCAAGAACATCGA catcaCAGAGCACATAGACTTTGCCACTCCACTCCAAGAGCCAGCTGCTGAACCTTTATGCAACGCCAACCTAGCTGCCAGTATGCACACCCTTGACCACCTAGCAGGGGTGGCCAATCGTGCCGCTATCCACTACACTGGAGAGAGCCAACTGCGTGAG GTCCTGCAGAACCTCGGCAAAGACAAGTTCTCTCCTCAGTCTTTTGAGCAGGTGGGAACACGTATCGCTAAAGTACTGGAGAAG AATCAGACATCTTGGGTATTATCCAGCATGGCTGCACTGTACtggagggtcaaaggtcaaggcaaGAGAGCCATTGACTGCCTGCGACAGGCCCTCAACTACGCTCCCCATCACATGAAG GACGTGCCGCTTATCAGCCTGGCCAACATCTTCCAGAACGCTCGGCTATGGGAGGACGCTCTCACAGTCGCCCGTATGGCAGTAGAAATCGCCCCGCACTTTGTCGTGAACCACTTTACCCTTGCCAACGTCTATATAGCAATG GAGGAGTTTGAGAAAGCAATGCGCTGGTACGAGTCTACTTTGAAGCTGCAGCCAGAGTTCGCCCCCGCCAAAGACCGACTGAGAACCATCCAGTGTTACCTGCTCACCAAGAGGGAACGCCGTCAGCCCTAA
- the ttc17 gene encoding tetratricopeptide repeat protein 17 isoform X2, which produces MADLRKICPESLPCRVNYSRKTSFQGKIFILLCILIVDSGGATTHWVVTEDGKIQQQVDSPLNLKHPHDVVIFMRQETRVNYLKKLEKQLVAQKIHIEENEDRDTGLEQRHYKEDADCVMAKVPLGDLDLYDGTYISLESKDISPEDYVDSRSALPQDLEKPDCAKAFDLPYSIHAFQHLRGVQERANLTSPLLSKEDPIFSSLSHKLGRSVDEVGHRIHQGLQRNSSSWVLYNMASFYWRMKNEPQKAVDCVVRALHFSPRQHKDVALVNMANILHRAHFSADAAILAHAALDLTSDLFTSHYTLGNIYAMLGEYNHSVLCYEQALQAQPGFEQALRRKHAVLCQQKLEQRLEAQHRSLQRTLNELKEYQKQHDHYLRQQEALDKHKLLQEEQILRNIIHETQMAKEAQLGNHQMCRLGKQQRSLYCPFDLPVRYHRGDLFEHVHYVQFGEEVSVASSVALVSERNSNQTADSPQLHPSVSGDQDPAAALWGSHQDYTQRMLWPQRTDCAHEYPSVPPAHLLPTYYLPPETLGLSSVATLLYGSSSPPLTVALPNCDPVPQPYPALLPASLDWPLEEKELPDPSASQILQLRSGGWTLEQIGSRIAEAMKQATVPRWQVYNEAALFWRAKGNGSRALQCLRQVLSSSPPSHRLLSLTNAANLLLHHGLTTHAQTLLEQALALNASEPHTLLSLVSVQLAQGNVTGALALFRHILVTALSSSSAFSSFAGCEQCRTSLPLLRCLQFYPFLYNLSHRQPCSEGGVCMAEKDLGIQLEEWEGSEEKQDSPAIAAMEDSLLFEKVILDSNGSGEAAGQQRASPSASGTAKTATPFGGGGVEGEEEWQLKEDLMGAFEGALDVGGKRGDLRGIRVLKNDRVMGARAGGGPCFGNCEDDEGAEWITFQVKRVRKAKVDGTESVASSDDGQNGESLPGGHSVLEISGPTIPSPGPSGRWRDYTSLGWPGPEECQRTRRVDLTTVASTWLAVSAKNIDITEHIDFATPLQEPAAEPLCNANLAASMHTLDHLAGVANRAAIHYTGESQLREVLQNLGKDKFSPQSFEQVGTRIAKVLEKNQTSWVLSSMAALYWRVKGQGKRAIDCLRQALNYAPHHMKDVPLISLANIFQNARLWEDALTVARMAVEIAPHFVVNHFTLANVYIAMEEFEKAMRWYESTLKLQPEFAPAKDRLRTIQCYLLTKRERRQP; this is translated from the exons atggCGGACCTCAGGAAAATCTGTCCTGAGTCTTTGCCCTGTCGTGTCAACTATTCGCGAAAAACGTCATTTCAGGGGAAGATTTTCATCCTTCTGTGCATTCTTATAGTGGACTCCGGAGGAGCTACGACACACTGGGTTGTCACGGAGGATGGGAAAATTCAACAACAA GTTGATTCACCTTTGAATCTGAAACATCCACATGACGTTGTGATCTTCATGAGGCAAGAGACTCGTGTTAACTACCTCAAGAaactggag AAGCAGCTTGTGGCGCAGAAGATTCATATTGAGGAAaatgaggacagagacacagggCTGGAGCAGAGACACTACAAAGAGGATGCAGACTGTGTAATGGCTAAGGTACCTCTGGGAGACCTGGACCTGTATGATGGCACTTATATCTCCTTGGAAAGCAAAGACATCAG CCCTGAAGACTATGTGGATTCCCGGTCAGCCCTGCCCCAAGATCTAGAAAAGCCTGACTGTGCGAAAGCGTTTGATCTACCATATAGTATCCATGCTTTCCAGCATCTCAGG GGTGTGCAGGAGAGGGCAAACTTGACCTCCCCGCTGCTTTCAAAGGAGGATCCCATTTTTAGTTCATTGTCTCATAAGCTGGGCCGTAGTGTAGATGAGGTGGGCCATCGCATCCATCAAGGGTTACAGAGG AACTCATCATCCTGGGTACTGTACAACATGGCGTCATTTTATTGGCGTATGAAGAATGAGCCTCAAAAGGCAGTGGACTGTGTGGTGCGTGCTCTGCATTTCTCCCCAAG GCAGCACAAGGATGTAGCCCTGGTCAACATGGCCAACATCCTGCACCGCGCCCATTTCTCAGCAGATGCTGCTATTCTCGCCCACGCTGCCCTGGACCTTACCTCAGACCTCTTCACCAGCCACTACACCTTAGGCAACATTTATGCT ATGCTTGGGGAATACAACCACTCAGTGCTGTGTTACGAGCAGGCACTGCAGGCCCAGCCAGGCTTCGAGCAGGCCCTGAGGAGAAAACACGCTGTGCTCTGTCAGCAAAAACTGGAGCAACGCCTGGAAGCGCAGCACAG ATCCCTGCAACGGACACTGAATGAACTGAAGGAGTACCAAAAGCAGCATGACCACTACCTCCGCCAGCAGGAGGCACTGGACAAACACAAGCTGTTGCAGGAGGAGCAGATCCTGCGCAACATTATCCATGAGACCCAGATGGCTAAGGAAGCCCAACTTG GGAACCATCAGATGTGTCGGCTGGGTAAGCAGCAGCGCAGCCTCTACTGCCCCTTTGACCTGCCTGTGCGTTATCACCGTGGCGATCTATTTGAGCATGTCCACTATGTCCAA TTTGGGGAGGAGGTATCGGTGGCATCCAGCGTGGCACTTGTGTCAGAGCGTAACTCAAACCAGACAGCAGACAGCCCCCAGCTCCATCCCTCTGTGTCTGGAGACCAGGACCCTGCTGCTGCCCTCTGGGGCAGCCATCAGGATTACACACAG AGGATGTTGTGGCCTCAGAGGACTGACTGTGCACACGAGTACCCAAGTGTCCCCCCTGCTCACCTGCTGCCAACCTACTACCTTCCACCTGAAACACTGGGCCTCAG CTCAGTGGCAACTCTCCTCTATGGGAGCAGCAGTCCTCCTCTGACGGTAGCTCTGCCAAACTGTGATCCTGTCCCCCAACCATATCCAGCCCTCCTGCCTGCCTCACTAGACTGGCCTCTGGAAGAAAAGGAGCTGCCAGATCCCTCTGCCTCCCAG ATACTGCAGTTACGTAGTGGAGGATGGACGCTGGAACAGATTGGATCCAGAATAGCTGAAGCTATGAAACAA gCTACTGTACCCCGCTGGCAGGTCTACAATGAGGCAGCTCTATTCTGGCGGGCCAAAGGCAATGGCAGCCGTGCCCTGCAGTGCCTGCGCCAAGTGTTGAGCTCATCCCCGCCTTCCCACCGCCTCTTGTCCCTCACCAACGCCGCCAACCTGCTGCTACACCATGGCCTGACCACCCAcgcacaaacactgctggagcaGGCATTGGCTCTCAATGCATCAGAG CCCCACACCCTGCTCAGTCTGGTGAGCGTACAGTTGGCCCAGGGCAATGTGACAGGTGCACTGGCCTTGTTCCGCCACATCCTGGTGACGGCCCTTTCCTCCTCGTCTGCCTTCTCATCCTTCGCTGGCTGCGAACAGTGTCGCACCAGCCTACCTTTGCTGCGCTGTCTGCAGTTCTACCCCTTTCTTTACAACCTTTCACACCGACAGCCCTGCTCAG AGGGTGGTGTCTGCATGGCTGAGAAGGACCTCGGTATACAGCTGGAGGAATGGGAGGGCAGCGAAGAGAAGCAGGATTCACCAGCCATTGCTGCTATGGAGGACTCCTTGCTCTTTGAAA AGGTTATCCTGGACAGCAACGGGTCAGGTGAGGCAGCCGGACAGCAGCGGGCGTCTCCCTCAGCCTCAGGAACAGCTAAAACAGCCACCCCATTTGGTGGTGGAGGAgtggaaggggaggaggagtggCAACTGAAGGAGGACCTAATGGGAGCCTTTGAGGGAGCGCTGGATGTCGGAGGCAAACGAGGGGATCTGCGAGGTATCCGGGTACTAAAGAATGACCGTGTCATGGGTGCCCGTGCCGGTGGTGGGCCATGCTTCGGAAACTGTGAGGATGATGAGGGAGCTGAGTGG ATAACCTTCCAGGTAAAGCGGGTTAGAAAGGCTAAGGTGGATGGGACAGAGAGTGTTGCCAGCTCTGATGACGGCCAGAACGGAGAGTCGCTGCCTGGAGGACACTCTGTCTTAGAGATAAGTGGGCCAACCATCCCATCGCCTGGCCCCTCAG gccgctggagggactacacaAGTCTTGGCTGGCCAGGGCCAGAGGAGTGCCAGCGGACACGAAGGGTAGACCTCACCACTGTAGCTAGTACCTGGTTGGCAGTTTCTGCCAAGAACATCGA catcaCAGAGCACATAGACTTTGCCACTCCACTCCAAGAGCCAGCTGCTGAACCTTTATGCAACGCCAACCTAGCTGCCAGTATGCACACCCTTGACCACCTAGCAGGGGTGGCCAATCGTGCCGCTATCCACTACACTGGAGAGAGCCAACTGCGTGAG GTCCTGCAGAACCTCGGCAAAGACAAGTTCTCTCCTCAGTCTTTTGAGCAGGTGGGAACACGTATCGCTAAAGTACTGGAGAAG AATCAGACATCTTGGGTATTATCCAGCATGGCTGCACTGTACtggagggtcaaaggtcaaggcaaGAGAGCCATTGACTGCCTGCGACAGGCCCTCAACTACGCTCCCCATCACATGAAG GACGTGCCGCTTATCAGCCTGGCCAACATCTTCCAGAACGCTCGGCTATGGGAGGACGCTCTCACAGTCGCCCGTATGGCAGTAGAAATCGCCCCGCACTTTGTCGTGAACCACTTTACCCTTGCCAACGTCTATATAGCAATG GAGGAGTTTGAGAAAGCAATGCGCTGGTACGAGTCTACTTTGAAGCTGCAGCCAGAGTTCGCCCCCGCCAAAGACCGACTGAGAACCATCCAGTGTTACCTGCTCACCAAGAGGGAACGCCGTCAGCCCTAA